The following proteins come from a genomic window of Elusimicrobiota bacterium:
- a CDS encoding TolC family protein yields MTSVGAEEKSTTGLSVLIEKALTDNAALMLAQDELGIARARQRVATMAVLPALTGKLDESRGKADNSGDENQDFLERSYGLQATQTLFSGGKVWGTRRQSVFATEIANLQLEKQRLDVRHAVTEAYWRVAALQRALAIHKANHKTLQEDLEKAVRHELSEARTARIELLSTRAQNRESETAIAELEEDLMEARVALLDAMGQRVPMDFAVPEELPTGQAAVDEGDALRVAKSNRPDIRIADRMIESARVGRAIGRSGLFPKVDLNGFYGRSGAAFVQSESLSYKKDWNAGVSVGWALGGNTAKFSAYQEQTSPKLGESSRTKTNSNSASISLGDALTTGVTNRESRKSFHEEEWRYEKARRDLETDVRLAVQRVTAATRRREAARSKAEEAQQELKDSRALLQDDRAHLGDYAAAKNRVAFAHAAHAQAQAQYLIAVSALNRAVGVADQYRVEP; encoded by the coding sequence TTGACGTCCGTTGGCGCCGAAGAGAAATCGACAACGGGTTTGTCGGTATTGATCGAAAAAGCCCTTACCGACAACGCCGCGTTGATGTTGGCTCAGGATGAATTGGGGATCGCTCGAGCCCGGCAGCGGGTGGCCACCATGGCTGTGTTGCCCGCTTTGACCGGAAAACTTGATGAAAGTCGCGGTAAAGCCGACAACAGCGGTGATGAAAACCAGGATTTTCTCGAGCGCTCCTACGGACTTCAAGCCACTCAAACCCTCTTTTCCGGGGGAAAAGTATGGGGCACCCGCCGACAGTCGGTTTTCGCCACGGAAATCGCCAATCTGCAATTGGAAAAACAACGGCTGGACGTCCGCCACGCGGTGACCGAGGCCTATTGGCGGGTGGCTGCTCTGCAGCGCGCGCTGGCTATCCACAAAGCCAATCACAAAACCCTTCAAGAGGATTTGGAAAAAGCGGTGAGGCACGAGTTGAGCGAAGCCCGCACGGCCCGCATTGAGCTGTTGTCCACCCGCGCGCAGAACCGGGAAAGCGAAACCGCCATCGCGGAGTTGGAGGAAGATCTGATGGAGGCGCGCGTGGCCTTGCTGGACGCCATGGGCCAAAGGGTTCCCATGGATTTCGCCGTGCCCGAGGAATTGCCGACCGGACAGGCCGCGGTGGATGAAGGCGATGCCCTGCGCGTGGCCAAGTCGAACCGCCCCGACATTCGAATCGCCGATCGGATGATCGAGTCCGCCCGGGTGGGGCGCGCCATCGGGCGTAGCGGTTTGTTCCCCAAAGTCGATCTCAACGGCTTTTACGGCCGGTCTGGGGCGGCTTTTGTGCAGAGCGAAAGTCTTTCCTACAAAAAAGATTGGAACGCCGGGGTTAGTGTGGGCTGGGCCCTGGGGGGGAACACGGCAAAATTCTCCGCCTACCAAGAGCAGACCAGCCCCAAATTGGGGGAATCGAGCCGGACCAAAACCAACAGCAACAGCGCCAGCATTTCCTTGGGCGACGCGTTGACGACGGGCGTGACCAACCGGGAGAGCCGCAAATCGTTTCACGAAGAAGAATGGCGCTACGAAAAAGCGCGCCGGGATTTGGAAACCGACGTGCGCTTGGCTGTCCAGCGGGTGACGGCGGCCACCCGTCGGCGCGAGGCCGCCCGCTCGAAGGCCGAGGAGGCCCAGCAAGAATTGAAAGATTCCCGCGCACTCCTGCAGGACGATCGGGCGCACCTGGGCGACTACGCCGCCGCCAAAAACCGCGTGGCCTTCGCCCACGCGGCCCACGCCCAGGCCCAGGCGCAATATTTGATCGCCGTGTCGGCCCTGAACCGCGCCGTCGGTGTCGCCGATCAATACCGGGTTGAACCTTAG
- a CDS encoding tetratricopeptide repeat protein, which translates to MRPFDGRHRRTAIAMGWGRALWGMGLAVAAHAGPADVSHVLRQGGQAEKKGEYRQAVLVYLSALRATPGHADLSRALDRSARKLKKQTDALRAADTARVVRDARMSVERRYTIQADQRARVDHVAKLISQERLLEAADALNRILEEAPGLDEAETQRARLDRRFAARAKRRFPTIQHQAVYEGLAFYNRGQWSESARSLRLAQSAGPWPSELAVARAEDTLALAEKKEAAELWRRERAELLSAARLAENDGDLRAARKRLEKILARDPADAEAMGALKNLGKVTTVVEKAVREEARQKEVPKLLSRGVLLTVGERYTEALEIFGQVLEIDPANPEATEQINEIKRIMEGRKLYVPPVVVKTSAEDKYREGLQLYGAEKYAAAQAAFEEALRLDPKHTEARLALRRLKEKMD; encoded by the coding sequence ATGCGGCCGTTTGATGGAAGGCACCGGCGGACCGCAATAGCCATGGGTTGGGGCCGGGCGTTGTGGGGGATGGGGTTGGCGGTGGCCGCCCACGCGGGGCCGGCGGACGTTTCGCACGTCTTGCGTCAAGGGGGCCAGGCCGAAAAAAAAGGGGAGTACCGCCAAGCGGTGCTCGTCTATTTGTCGGCCCTTCGGGCCACGCCGGGCCACGCCGATTTAAGCCGGGCCCTTGACCGGTCGGCGCGCAAACTCAAAAAACAAACCGACGCCCTGCGCGCCGCCGACACCGCCCGCGTCGTCCGCGACGCGCGGATGAGCGTGGAGCGGCGCTACACCATCCAGGCCGACCAGCGCGCGCGTGTGGACCATGTTGCCAAGTTGATTTCCCAAGAGAGACTGTTGGAAGCCGCCGACGCCTTGAACCGTATTCTGGAAGAAGCCCCCGGCCTGGATGAGGCCGAAACCCAGCGTGCGCGATTGGATCGACGTTTCGCCGCCCGGGCCAAACGGCGCTTCCCGACCATTCAACACCAGGCGGTTTACGAGGGGCTGGCTTTTTACAACCGGGGGCAATGGTCGGAGTCGGCCCGATCCCTCCGATTGGCCCAAAGCGCCGGCCCTTGGCCGTCGGAGTTGGCCGTGGCCCGCGCCGAGGACACCCTGGCCTTGGCGGAGAAAAAAGAAGCCGCGGAATTGTGGCGGCGGGAACGGGCGGAGCTCTTGTCCGCCGCGCGTCTCGCCGAAAACGACGGCGATTTGAGGGCCGCGCGGAAGCGACTCGAAAAGATCCTCGCGCGGGACCCGGCGGATGCCGAAGCCATGGGCGCCCTGAAAAATCTGGGAAAAGTGACCACCGTTGTTGAAAAAGCGGTGCGCGAGGAAGCCCGCCAAAAAGAAGTCCCCAAACTGTTGTCCCGTGGGGTTTTGTTGACCGTGGGGGAGCGTTACACCGAAGCTTTGGAAATTTTTGGGCAGGTTTTGGAAATCGACCCCGCCAATCCCGAGGCGACCGAGCAGATCAACGAGATCAAGAGGATTATGGAAGGGCGAAAGCTTTATGTGCCCCCGGTGGTGGTTAAAACCTCGGCGGAGGACAAGTACCGCGAGGGGTTGCAGCTTTACGGGGCGGAGAAATACGCCGCGGCCCAGGCGGCCTTCGAAGAAGCCCTGCGGTTGGACCCCAAGCACACCGAGGCCCGCTTAGCCCTTCGACGGCTGAAAGAGAAAATGGATTAA
- a CDS encoding PorV/PorQ family protein, whose amino-acid sequence MKRVLLAAALLVSPVLWAGDGNTGAEFLKIGAGARPVAMGDAQVALAEGALAALWNPAGLGGLTANEVLFSHNKWLDDITDQRFIAAFALKNVGAVALAYERLALGDMPGFDAQSNLTGSLKSGDDVISLAWGRNLVAGASGGSGLFLGAGAKSINEKIAGVSASAFAADFGVIARPWGAAAQRAPWLRRSSLGLAIRHLGPGLKFDSETTPLPTEYVFGVGHSVPLSGDILTVGLDFHQVTGEDLSVGAGAEYWLKGLMALRAGYRTTETAGAGLRAGMGFRLRQIQVDYAWSAGGDDLDAAHRLTLAYRFGPAPAVPGVTSEVFQDLVERGRRHMDLKLYDRAILDFNEALQINPNDTGVQQLLQECGRLMEGTGGPQ is encoded by the coding sequence ATGAAACGCGTTCTCTTGGCGGCGGCTTTGCTGGTTTCGCCGGTTCTCTGGGCCGGGGACGGCAACACCGGGGCCGAATTTTTAAAAATCGGCGCTGGGGCACGGCCCGTGGCCATGGGCGACGCCCAGGTCGCCCTGGCTGAAGGCGCCCTGGCCGCCCTCTGGAACCCGGCCGGATTGGGCGGGTTGACGGCGAACGAAGTCCTTTTTTCCCACAACAAATGGCTCGACGACATCACCGACCAACGGTTTATCGCCGCCTTCGCCTTAAAAAACGTGGGCGCTGTCGCCTTGGCCTACGAGCGTTTGGCCCTTGGCGATATGCCGGGGTTTGACGCCCAAAGCAACCTCACCGGGTCTCTGAAGTCAGGCGACGATGTGATTTCCTTAGCCTGGGGCCGCAATCTTGTGGCGGGCGCCAGCGGGGGAAGCGGCCTGTTCTTGGGCGCGGGGGCCAAATCCATTAATGAAAAAATCGCCGGGGTATCTGCCTCGGCCTTCGCGGCGGATTTCGGCGTCATCGCCCGGCCCTGGGGGGCGGCCGCCCAACGAGCGCCCTGGTTGCGCCGGTCGTCGTTGGGGTTGGCCATCCGCCACCTGGGCCCCGGTTTGAAATTTGATTCGGAAACCACGCCGTTGCCGACAGAATACGTGTTCGGCGTCGGGCACAGCGTGCCACTCTCCGGGGATATCCTCACGGTGGGACTCGACTTCCACCAGGTGACCGGCGAGGACCTGTCGGTCGGGGCGGGCGCGGAATATTGGTTAAAAGGTCTTATGGCCCTTCGGGCCGGGTACCGCACCACCGAAACGGCCGGCGCCGGCCTGCGCGCCGGCATGGGTTTCCGTCTCCGCCAAATCCAAGTGGATTACGCTTGGTCCGCGGGCGGCGACGACCTCGACGCCGCCCACCGGCTTACCCTGGCGTACCGCTTCGGACCGGCGCCCGCCGTCCCGGGGGTCACGTCCGAGGTGTTCCAGGACTTGGTTGAGCGGGGGCGACGGCACATGGACCTGAAACTTTACGACCGGGCCATCCTGGATTTCAACGAAGCGCTTCAAATCAACCCCAACGACACCGGCGTCCAACAACTTTTACAGGAATGCGGCCGTTTGATGGAAGGCACCGGCGGACCGCAATAG
- a CDS encoding efflux RND transporter permease subunit, whose translation MEKTLTPIFVFAAGLLLASRAAPRWALRRPALMGVLVAALTAWGLIALRGLPVELMPNAASETVTVSVAVRGGMAPTDVETLIVRPLESALGDLPRLKSLFSNAKKDRGAVTLDFHPGVDMKRVTAEVHERVDRALARLPSEIEKPVIAHFEENDAPVYIAAITSERLSSEEVRRLVDERIKDALLRAPGVANVEVGGGREGKILVELDRARLVAYRLSPHKVTALLGRRNVAVQVGSVESATRVAPVRVAGRFKGVGDIGKVVVGRDAGGGTILLENIAVVRDSYLEPESLSRLNGQAAVSLYIQKESGANTLRTVREVEKALDAAWRALPVDRGGLRRVVVSNQAQGIMTAVVAVRVSLVCGVLLILLALCLFESERRSTQRVAGGALGFLLVLMVGGALFKVGDAPLEPLYLILLAVFLFTAFFDPDVRPGLIVAGSMPLSALFCFLLFQACGITLNVMSLFGLALGMGMLVDNATVVYENLTHKNLGPPGPAARERALAGTEEMVTPLIGATITNAIVFVPFLFLSKDIQDMFTDVAAAVGASLFASLGVSLTVVPLLTAGIPLRGAPRWPAVLIRWGEKAARAGGRLAGGWDYCKGKGASLVAAARGRIEKWGEWVAAMWRRRRSPALENLLPLELAGLFLLLFGGLWWAGGRGGAKAVFLAAAVATTAAGFMALRNYARHWPSVLRHRGAVLSAALLLAATSTLVLFKATERDFQTSGALDEFVVFVELSSGAKLDVSNAVVADIEGVLARDPEVAPAVLTAVSRIEGWSSKVYVTLVHRAERRWTTEQVRDLLREKLKNVGRDRDGNAFVHFSSPRTGQEIGVRLLGPDYAVLEELAQRVSSELGKIKGLADVKMRYRPGRPEVLAVVDQERAARAGLSTESVAETAHALMRGLRATLYRSGARQTETIVRLRQEDRANLDALADLPVLTRGGSVRLGEVASLRMSQMPNEIYRENKERFIEVTANREGLSLGRAAEEIQKALDRMEFPLEYRAVLEGGVRDMARALAQLTGGVLVMVFLVYLVLVVLFESLLEPLVIMSTVPLCLIGVAAGLILFGIPLTTGVLVGVMMLAGVVVNNAIMLLDHLNGRTDPRRPLGERLLEAARSRMRPIFLTAGSAVLGFLPMMLDTSEAGALWRPLAVAMVFGLLTSTVLTLFVTPALTYFLLEDLPRRLRVFFPEAKKPTAPTEPAVG comes from the coding sequence ATGGAAAAAACCTTAACACCCATTTTTGTTTTCGCAGCGGGGTTGCTGTTGGCGTCCCGCGCGGCGCCGCGGTGGGCCCTCCGACGGCCCGCTTTGATGGGGGTGTTGGTGGCGGCATTGACCGCCTGGGGGCTGATCGCTCTGCGGGGCCTGCCGGTCGAATTGATGCCCAACGCCGCGTCCGAAACCGTCACGGTGTCCGTGGCGGTGCGCGGGGGCATGGCCCCCACGGATGTGGAAACCTTGATCGTCCGCCCCCTGGAATCCGCCCTGGGGGACCTGCCCCGCCTCAAATCCCTTTTTTCCAACGCCAAGAAAGACCGGGGCGCGGTCACGCTGGATTTCCACCCCGGCGTGGACATGAAGCGCGTCACGGCCGAAGTGCACGAACGGGTGGACCGCGCCCTGGCCCGCCTGCCTTCCGAAATTGAAAAGCCCGTCATCGCCCACTTCGAGGAAAACGACGCCCCCGTTTACATCGCCGCCATCACCAGCGAGCGTTTGTCTTCGGAGGAAGTGCGGCGTTTGGTGGACGAACGGATAAAAGACGCGCTGTTGCGCGCCCCCGGGGTAGCCAACGTGGAGGTGGGTGGCGGACGGGAAGGGAAGATCCTGGTGGAGTTGGACCGGGCGCGCCTGGTGGCCTACAGGTTGTCTCCCCACAAGGTCACGGCTCTCCTGGGGCGCCGCAACGTGGCGGTGCAGGTGGGCAGCGTGGAGAGCGCCACCCGGGTCGCGCCGGTGCGGGTGGCCGGGCGGTTCAAGGGGGTGGGGGACATCGGCAAAGTCGTGGTGGGCCGCGACGCCGGCGGCGGCACGATCCTTTTGGAAAACATCGCCGTGGTGCGGGACAGTTATCTAGAGCCGGAAAGCCTGTCGCGGTTGAACGGCCAAGCCGCCGTGTCCCTTTACATTCAAAAGGAATCCGGGGCAAACACCCTGCGCACGGTCCGCGAGGTGGAAAAAGCCCTGGACGCCGCCTGGCGCGCCCTGCCCGTGGACCGGGGCGGCCTCCGCCGGGTGGTGGTGAGCAACCAAGCCCAGGGGATTATGACGGCGGTGGTGGCGGTGCGGGTGTCGTTGGTGTGCGGCGTGCTCTTGATTTTGTTGGCGTTGTGTTTGTTTGAAAGCGAGCGGCGTTCGACCCAACGCGTCGCCGGGGGGGCGTTGGGGTTCTTGTTGGTTTTGATGGTGGGGGGGGCGCTGTTCAAAGTCGGGGACGCGCCCTTGGAGCCCCTCTATCTGATTCTATTGGCCGTTTTTCTTTTCACCGCTTTTTTTGATCCGGACGTCCGGCCTGGGCTCATCGTCGCCGGGAGCATGCCCCTTTCGGCCCTGTTTTGTTTTCTGCTTTTCCAGGCCTGCGGCATCACGTTGAACGTCATGAGCCTGTTCGGCTTGGCGTTGGGGATGGGCATGCTTGTGGACAACGCCACGGTGGTCTACGAAAACTTGACCCACAAAAATCTCGGGCCACCGGGCCCCGCCGCGCGCGAAAGGGCCCTCGCCGGAACGGAGGAAATGGTCACCCCTCTCATCGGTGCCACCATCACCAACGCCATCGTGTTCGTGCCGTTCTTGTTCCTCTCCAAAGACATTCAAGACATGTTTACCGATGTGGCGGCGGCGGTGGGCGCGTCGTTGTTTGCCTCCCTGGGCGTTTCATTGACGGTGGTGCCCCTGCTGACGGCGGGGATCCCCTTGCGGGGCGCGCCGCGTTGGCCGGCGGTATTAATTCGATGGGGTGAAAAAGCGGCGCGGGCCGGCGGTCGACTGGCGGGCGGGTGGGATTATTGCAAGGGAAAAGGGGCGAGTCTTGTTGCGGCGGCGCGCGGCCGGATTGAAAAGTGGGGGGAATGGGTCGCGGCGATGTGGCGAAGGCGACGGTCGCCGGCTTTGGAGAATTTGTTGCCTTTGGAATTGGCGGGCCTGTTTCTTTTGCTGTTTGGCGGCCTGTGGTGGGCCGGCGGCCGCGGCGGGGCGAAGGCGGTGTTCCTTGCGGCGGCGGTGGCGACCACGGCGGCGGGTTTTATGGCCCTGCGAAACTACGCCCGCCATTGGCCGTCGGTGTTGCGTCACCGCGGGGCGGTGCTGTCGGCGGCTCTTTTGCTCGCCGCCACATCGACCTTGGTCCTTTTTAAAGCGACGGAGCGGGACTTTCAGACCTCCGGCGCCCTGGACGAGTTCGTGGTTTTTGTTGAGCTCTCCAGCGGGGCGAAGTTGGACGTGTCCAACGCCGTGGTGGCCGACATTGAGGGTGTGCTTGCCCGCGATCCGGAGGTGGCCCCGGCGGTCCTCACGGCGGTGAGCCGCATCGAGGGCTGGTCCTCCAAGGTGTATGTCACCTTGGTCCACCGGGCGGAGCGTCGATGGACCACCGAGCAGGTGCGGGATCTGTTGCGGGAGAAATTGAAAAACGTCGGGCGGGACCGGGACGGAAACGCCTTCGTGCATTTTTCCAGCCCGCGGACCGGGCAGGAAATCGGCGTCCGGCTTTTGGGCCCCGACTACGCCGTCTTGGAAGAGTTGGCCCAGCGGGTGTCCTCGGAACTTGGGAAAATCAAAGGCCTGGCGGACGTGAAGATGCGCTACCGGCCCGGCCGGCCGGAGGTGTTGGCGGTGGTCGACCAGGAGCGGGCCGCCCGCGCCGGCCTTTCCACCGAGTCCGTCGCCGAAACGGCCCACGCCCTCATGCGCGGGTTGCGGGCCACCCTTTATCGATCGGGCGCGCGGCAGACGGAAACCATCGTGCGCCTGCGGCAGGAAGACCGGGCCAACCTGGACGCCCTGGCCGATCTGCCCGTTTTGACCCGCGGGGGCTCCGTTCGGCTCGGCGAGGTGGCCTCGCTTCGTATGTCCCAAATGCCCAACGAAATCTATCGGGAGAACAAAGAGCGGTTCATCGAGGTGACGGCCAACCGGGAGGGCCTGTCCCTGGGGCGGGCGGCGGAGGAGATTCAAAAGGCGCTGGATCGAATGGAGTTCCCGTTGGAATACCGGGCGGTGTTGGAGGGGGGCGTGCGCGACATGGCCCGGGCCCTGGCTCAACTCACGGGGGGCGTTCTGGTGATGGTGTTCTTGGTGTATTTGGTGTTGGTGGTGCTTTTTGAGTCCCTGCTGGAGCCCCTGGTGATCATGTCGACGGTGCCGTTGTGCCTGATCGGGGTGGCGGCGGGGTTGATCCTTTTTGGCATTCCGCTCACCACGGGGGTTTTGGTGGGGGTGATGATGTTGGCGGGGGTGGTGGTCAACAACGCGATCATGCTTTTGGACCACTTGAACGGCCGCACCGACCCCCGTCGCCCCCTGGGCGAGCGGTTGCTCGAGGCGGCCCGCTCGCGCATGCGCCCGATCTTTTTAACGGCGGGCAGCGCCGTCCTCGGCTTTTTGCCCATGATGCTCGACACCTCCGAGGCCGGCGCCCTCTGGCGGCCCCTGGCCGTGGCGATGGTCTTCGGTCTTTTGACGTCGACGGTGCTGACGCTGTTCGTGACCCCGGCCCTGACGTATTTTCTGTTGGAGGACCTGCCCCGCCGGTTGCGCGTTTTTTTTCCGGAGGCGAAAAAGCCGACGGCCCCCACCGAACCGGCGGTCGGATAA